Within the Butyrivibrio sp. AE3004 genome, the region AACGGCAAGTCCTGATGGACCGCTTCCCACAACCGCAATTTTCTTTCCGCTTCTGATCCTTGGAATCAGGGGCTTCATATACCCCTTTTCAAAGGCTGTCTCAACAAGGAAAAGCTCGTTATCATGAACAGTAACCGCATCTCCGTTTTGTCCGCACATGCATGCTTTTTCGCAAAGAGCAGGGCATACACGTCCTGTAAATTCAGGGAAGTTACTGGTCTTATGAAGTCTTGCAAAAGCGTGTTCTTCATGCCCCTTATATATCTCATCGTTCCACTCGGGTATCAGGTTGTGCAAAGGACAACCTGTTACCATTCCGGAAAGATTCATTGCTGACTGACAAAAGGGTACACCACAGTCCATGCATCTTGCTGCCTGTTCACGGCGCTTTGCTGTATCCAGCGGCTTGTGAAATTCTTCAAAGCTCTTGATCCTCTCCTTGGGCGGAATATCAATATTGTTTGTTCTTTTATATTCTAAAAATCCTGTTTCTTTTCCCATGATATATATAATTCTCCTTGATAAATTATGTTGTTATGCCAGTTCCTTGAACGCTTCAAGAACTGCATTGTCGTGGCTTATTCCCTGTTCCTCATATTTTCCGATTGCTGTAAGCATCTTCTGATAATCATTTGGAACTATCTTTTTGAAGTCGGGAATAAAGCTCTCAAAGTTATCAAGAATCTCTTTTCCGTATTCTGAGTCTGTTTCCTTTACATAATCCTCAAGTATAGCTTTTAATTCCGCAATATCGTATTTCTCGGTAAGTTCATATAGTGAAGCCATGTCCTTATTCATTCTAAGGTAAAGAGTGTGCTCTTTATCGAGGACGTATGCTATTCCTCCGCTCATACCGGCTGCAAAATTTTTACCTGTCATGCCAAGTACAACCGCTCTTCCACCGGTCATATACTCAAGTCCGTGGTCTCCGCAGCCCTCTGATACAGCTATTGCCCCCGAGTTTCTTACACAGAATCTCTCGCCGGCAACACCGCAGATATAGGCCTTACCTTCTGTTGCTCCGTAAAGCGCAACATTTCCGACTATGATATTTTCATGAGCCTTATAGGTAGCTTTCTCTGAAGGTCTTACAATTACCTTTCCGCCTGAAAGTCCTTTTCCGAATCCGTCATTGGCATCACCGTAGAGCTTTAAGGTTACACCCTTAGGAAGGAATGCACCAAAGGACTGTCCACCACCGCCGCAAGCTGTCACCTTGATTGAATCCTCGGCAAGACTGTTTCCAAATTCAGCAGTAACCCTGCTTCCCAGAAGCGTTCCAAAGCTTCTGTCTGTACTTGAGATATCAACGCTGATGCTCATCTTGTCCTTATCCTTTTCATATGCGGGGATCAGCACTCTGGCATCCAGGGTCTTTTCAAGTTCAAAGTTATATACATCTTTTTCATCAAAATGAGAGCCTTCTCTTCCGGCATAATCACTATTTAAAAGTCTGCCAAGGTCAGCTGCATATCTGCGGTTCTTGATGCTGTTTGCAGCAAGCTCCATACCTGCGAAAGCACTCTCTCCTTGGCCTGCTTTTCCTTTTATTCCAGAGCCGTCTCTCATCCTCAGGCAATCCGTTCTTCCTACCATGTCGGTAAGTTTTCTGAATCCAAGTTCACTCATGATCTCACGAAGCTGTCTTGCAACAAAAAGCATGAAGTTCATTACATATTCGGGCTTACCTGCAAATCTCTTCCTGAGCTCCTCGTTCTGGGTGGCAATACCTACAGGACAGGTATCCTTGGAGCAAACTCTCATCATCATGCATCCCATACATACAAGAGGAGCAGTTGCAAAACCGAATTCCTCAGCGCCAAGGAGAGCTGCTATTGCTACATCACGACCTGTCATTAGCTTACCGTCGGTTTCCAGAACAACTCTGCTTCTAAGACCGTTATCCAGAAGTGACTGGTGTGCTTCACTTACTCCAAGCTCCCAGGGAAGTCCTGCATGGTGTACCGAAGATGAAGGTGCTGCTCCTGTTCCTCCATCATACCCTGATACCAGGATTACCTGAGCGCCGGCTTTTGCAACACCTGATGCAATAGTTCCAACGCCTGCTTCAGAAACGAGCTTAACAGATATCCTTGCCTTGTCATTTGCGTTTTTAAGGTCGTAGATCAGCTGTGCAAGGTCCTCTATTGAATAAATATCATGGTGTGGGGGTGGAGATATAAGAGCTACTCCCGGCGTTGAGAAACGTGTTGCCGCAACCCAGGGATAAACCTTTTTACCGGGCAGATGTCCACCTTCACCGGGCTTTGCACCCTGTGCCATCTTTATCTGAATCTCCTGTGCACTCTGAAGGTATCCGCTTGATACCCCGAATCTTCCGGATGCTACCTGCTTAACTGCGCTGTTTCTTTCTGTTCCAAAACGGGATACATCCTCTCCACCTTCACCTGTATTGGATTTTCCTCCAAGTCGGTTCATGGCAATCGCAAGAGTTTCGTGCGCTTCCTTTGAAAGTGAACCATATGACATGGCACCTGTCTGGAAACGCTTCACAATACTCTCCTCGCTCTCTACTTCTTCAAGTGGTACCGGTTTATCCGCAGGAACGAAGGAAAGCAGTGCCCTCAGTGTGTGAGGTCTGTTCTCATCATCAACCATATTGGTGTATTCCTTGAACCTCTCATAATCTCCCTCACGAACTGCACGCTGAAGAGTAACTATGGTCTTTGGACTGTACATATGGTCTTCTTTATCGTTTCCGCTTCTTAGTGAATGGAAGCCGATTGAATCAAGTGTAGTATCAGATGAAAGCCCTAATGGATCAAAGGCCTTGTTGTGTCTGAACTCCACATCCTCTCCGATTTCCTTTATACCGATTCCGCCAACTCTGCTGGTGGTGCCGGTAAAGTATTTATCTACCAGCTCTTTTGATAAGCCCATTGCCTCAAAAATTCTCGCTGACTGATAGGACTGAAGGGTTGAAATACCCATCTTTGCAGCAATCTTTACCACGCCTCCCAAAAGAGCTTTGTTGTAATCTGCAATCGCTGTGTGGTAATCCTTATCAAGAATTCCTATATCAATAAGTTCAGCAATGCATTCCTGCGCAAGATAAGGCTGAATTGCACGTGCACCAAATCCCAGAAGTGTAGCAATCTGATGAACATCTCTGGGCTCACCACTCTCAAGAATAATTGATACTGCCGTACGCTTTTTAGTTCTTACCAGATGCTGCTCAACTGCCGATACTGCAAGAAGTGAGGGTATAGGCATGTGGTTTTCATCAACTCCTCTGTCTGAAAGAATTATGATATTTACACCGTCAGAGGCTGCTCTGTCAACTGAAATACACAGCTGTTCAAGTGCTCTCTCAACCGGGGTGTTCTTATAATAAAGAAGAGATATTTTTCTGACATGAAATCCGGGCTGGTCAAGTGCCTCAATCTTCATCAGATCAACACCTGTAAGAATGGGGTTATTTACCTCCAAAACTCTGCAGTTGTCGCTCTTTTCCTTCAAAAGATTTCCGTCAGATCCGATATAAACCGTTGTATCGGTCACGACCTTTTCTCTTAATGAATCAATCGGAGGATTGGTAACCTGCGCAAAAAGCTGTTTGAAATAGCAGAAAAGAGGCTGATGGTGATCCGATAACATTGCAAGGGGAATGTCAGTACCCATTGAAACAGTGGGCTCTATCCCGTTTTCAGCCATAGGCATGATCTGCTTTTTTACATCCTCATATGAATAGCCAAAGACCTTGTAAAGCTTATCTCTGATTTCCTGAGAATGTGTAGGTATCTTTTTGTTAGGTATATTTAACTTATCCAAATGTAAGAGATGTCTGTCCAACCACTCACCGTAAGGCTTTGAACCGGAGTATTTGTGCTTACATTCTTCATCTGAAATTATGCGGCCTTCCTTTGTATCAACAAGAAGCATATGTCCCGGTGAAAGACGTGATTTCTTTAAGATATTTTCCTCGGGTATATCAAGAACACCGACCTCTGATGCAAGGATAAGTCTGCCGTCCTTTGTGACATAATATCTTGAGGGACGCAGACCGTTTCTGTCCAGAGTTGCGCCGAACACATCACCGTCTGTAAAAAGTACTGCGGCAGGGCCGTCCCAGGGCTCCATCATTGTTGCATAATAATGATAGAAGTCCTTTTTATCCTGTTGCATGAAGTCATTGTGTTTCCATGGCTCAGGAATTGTGAGCATCATTGCAAGCGGAAGATCCATTCCGTTCATATAAAGAAATTCAAGTGTATTATCAAGCATGGCGGAATCAGAGCCCGATGATGCAATAACAGGATATACCTTCCCAAGGTCATCTCCGAAAACATCTGATGCCATAGTTTCTTCGCGGGCGAGCATTCTGTCGCTGTTACCGCGGATAGTATTAATCTCACCGTTATGAGCGATCATCCTGTACGGATGAGCACGCTGCCAGGACGGTGTTGTATTTGTTGAAAAGCGGCTATGAACAAGCGCGATCGCAGTATGGTATTCGGGTGAAAGAAGATCCTCGTAAAAGTTTCTGAGCTGTCCTACCAAAAACATTCCCTTGTAAACAATAGTTCTTGATGAGAATGAACAGATATAGGTATCCTCTGATGACTTTTCATACTCTCTGCGGAGGCAGTACAATCTTCTGTCAAAATCAATCCCCTTGTTCACATCAGCAGGTCTTTCAATAAAACACTGACAGATGTATGGCATGCAGTTTCTTGCAACTTCACCGAGTATTTCGGGATGGATCTCAACATCTCTCCAGCCGAGTACCTTCAGATTTTCTTTCTCTGCTATGACTTCGAGCATACGTTTTGCAAACATTCTTTTCATGGAATCCTGTGGAAAAAAGAACATGCCGATTCCGTAGTCACCGGAATTTTTTAACTCAATACCGGTCTTTTTGGCTTCCCTTGAAAAAAAGTTATGTGATATCTGCACCAAAATACCGACGCCGTCACCGACTTTTCCGGTAGCGTCTTTTCCGGCTCTATGCTCAAGCTTCTCAACGATACTAAGCGCATCGTCAAGAACTTTGTTGTCTGCCTTACCATCTATATTTATAACCGCGCCGATACCGCATGCATCGCGCTCATTCATCCAATTATCCATTTTTACCTACCTTGAAGTTTTATACATAGTACACTAATTTCGAAACTGGCAGCCTTAGGCTGACTGATGAGGTGTTTTAGCACAGCATTTTCGAAATAACCGGTATAATCCGCAAAATGCTTGCCCGAAGTGCAGTTTCAAAAACGTAGCGGGCTACGCTTTTGGAACTGTGCTATCGGGTAAGCAGGTTAGAATTTTGTATAGTTATTAAATGCTGTGCGAGATGTTTTTTCACCTCACCCGCCCCTTCGGGGCACCCTCCCCTCAAGAGGGGAGGGCTTTAATGTATTTTCGTTCACCTCACATTCCCCAAAGTAGGGGAGGGCTTTATCATTTTTATCTAAGTGAGAAGAGCATCTGTCCATATGTGGGATAGCTCAAATACTTGTCAGGGATAAGTGCTTCAGCCTCATCAGCATATTTACGAAGTTCATCCATATCAGCAAGAATTGTCTTCTGATAGTATGATGCCTGATCGAGGATGCCTTCTTTTTCTTCAGCGATCTTTGTATCTGCTGCAAGTACCTCGAGTGCTTTGCACATTCCTGCAGAAGCCTCATCAATTGTCTTAAGAACTCCTGTCTCAAGTGTGGCACTTCCTTCACCGAGAAGACTCTTCTTCTGAAGGATTTCCTTACCAAGATCCTTCTGATAGGAAATGATACCTTCTGTCAGATCCTTTCTAACCATCTCCTGCATAGTGAGTGCTTCTATATGAACTGACTTTGAGTAGTTCTCAAGGAGGATTTCATATCTTGAATGAATCTCTTCTTCTGTAAAGATGTTGTGCTTTGTAAAGAGCTTTATTGACTCATCTGAAATCCAGTAAGGCATTGCATCCGGAAGTGACTTAAGGTTCGGAAGACCTCTCTTTTCAGCCTCTGCAACCCATTCGTCTGTATATCCGTTTCCGTTAAAGAGCACTCTCTTGTGTGCAGCAAGCTCTTCCTTCAGTACCTCCATAACCTTTTCTTTAAGGTCTTCACCTGAATAAGCTGAAAGCTTTTCATAAAGTCTTGCCACCTCTTCAGCAACCGCTGTGTTCAAAACGATATTTGCATTTGCTACGGAAACTGATGAACCGGGCATACGGAATTCGAATTTGTTTCCTGTAAATGCAAAAGGTGATGTTCTGTTTCTGTCTGTGTTGTCCTTTGTAAAATGAGGAAGTACCTTTGCTCCCATTGCCATCTGAACTTTGCCCTGGCTAACGTAAGCTTTTCCTTCTTCAACACTCTTTAATACTTCGGCAAGCTCATCACCAACGAAAATTGAGATGATAGCCGGCGGTGCCTCATTTCCTCCAAGTCTGTGGTCGTTTCCGGCGGATGCAACTGAGAGTCTGAGAATAGGTGCATACTCATCAACCGCAGAAATGACTGCCATAAGAAATACAAGGAACGGAATATTTTCACCGGGATTCTTACCGGGATCAAGCAGGTTCATTCCTGTATCTGTACATACAGACCAGTTGTTGTGCTTACCTGAACCGTTGATTCCTTCAAACGGCTTTTCATGTAAAAGACATGCATAATTGTGCTTGTCTGCAACCTTTTTCATAACCTCCATTGTGAGCTGGTTGTGGTCAACAGCGATGTTTGCTGTTTCAAATACAGGTGCAAGCTCATGCTGTGAAGGTGCTACTTCGTTGTGCTTTGTCTTAGCAGGAATACCAAGCTTCCAGAGTTCTTCATCAAGGTCGTGCATGTAAGCAGATACCTTGGGCTTTATAACTCCGAAATAATGATCCTCCATCTCCTGCCCTTTTGTCGCCGGTGCACCGATGAGGGTTCGGCCGGTGAAAAGAAGGTCCTTTCTCTTTTTGTAGAAGTCCTTATCTATTAAGAAATACTCCTGCTCAGAGCCGATTGTGGTGTTTACGCGTTTTACATCCTCGTAACCCAGGAGGTGGAGCAATTTTACTGATTCTTTTGACAGAGCTTCCATCGAGCGCAGAAGAGGTGTCTTCTTATCAAGCGCTTCTCCGCCATATGAACAGAATGCTGTGGGGATGTAAAGTGAACCATCTTTTATAAAAGCAGGAGATGAAGGATCCCAGGCTGTATAGCCACGTGCTTCAAAGGTTGCACGAAGGCCTCCTGAAGGAAAGCTTGATGCATCGGGTTCGCCCTTTACAAGCTCTTTTCCGGAAAACTCCATGATGATCGTTCCTTCACCTGAAGGTGAAATAAAACTGTCATGTTTCTCAGCTGTAAGTCCTGTCATGGGCTGGAACCAGTGTGTAAAATGTGTTGCCCCGTTCTCAATTGCCCATTCTTTCATAACTGCAGCTACTGTATTAGCAACATCAAGCTCAAGGTGTGAGCCCATCTCTATTGTCTTGTGAACTGCTTTGTATATATCCTTGGGAAGTCTCTCCTTCATGATCTTGTCATTGAATACGAGACATCCGAATTTTTCTGTAAGTTTACTTGCTTCTATCATTACCTTTTCCTCCTTTTATAGCCCCTCATCCGGCACTTCGTGCCACCTTCCCCCCAGAGGGGGAAGGCTTTATTTTTCTTTCTCCATGGGAAGGCTTTTTTTCTTTCTCCATGGGAAGGCTTTTTTTCTTTCTCCATGGGAAGGCTTTTTTTTCTTTCTCCATGGGCAGGCTTTTTTTCTTTCTCCATGGGCAGGCTTTTTTTCTTTCTCCATGGGCAGGCTTTTTTTATGCCTTCCCCCTTGAGGGGGAAGGTGTCAGCGTAGCTGACGGATGAGGGTTCATTATCACTTACCACTTGCGCCGTAATTGCTAAGTACTCTTGCTGACGGGTCATTGACATCGCAACCCTTCCAGCTCTTGTTGGGCATCCAGAAATCGATAATCATATCTGACAGACCCTCGTAATATTTTTCAAAAATCTCTCTATATAAAAGTGACTCTTTTGTAAACGGTGTTGCATGCTCATACTTAACTCTGTTTCTCTCGTACTCTTCGTCCGTGTATTTATCTTCTGCGTATTCCATAAGATCGTCTCTTAAGGAATGTCCTACAGCATCTGAAAATGCCGCCTTCTCTCTCATCAGAATTGAGTAAGGAATAAATTTATCAGGTTCAAATGCTTTCCTTAATAAATATTTACCCATGCCGTATGTGTTAAGCTTTTTCTCCGGATCGATGCTCATTACATAATCTACAAAATCAAGATCACCGAAAGGAACTCTTGCTTCGAGTGAGTTGACACTTATGCATCTGTCCGCACGAAGTACATCGTACATGTGAAGTTCTCTTACTCTCTTCTTTGCTTCTTCCTGAAAAGCTTCGGCGGTTGGAGCAAAGTCTGTGTATTTATAACCGAAAATCTCATCTGATATCTCACCTGTAAGAACAACCTTAATGTCTGTATTTTCATGTATCCACTTACATAAAAGGTACATTCCGATGGAAGCTCTTATAGTTGTAATATCATAGGTTCCGAGAGCTTTTATAACAGGCTCGAGTGCATCCAGAACATCCTGTTTTGTAATGATAACCTCATGATGATTGCTGTGAATGTACTCAGCGACCTCCCTTGCATACTTAAGGTCAATGGCATCTATATCCATTCCTATGGCAAAGGTCTCGATCGGTTTATCACTAAGACTTGCTGCAACTCCGCATACCAGTGATGAATCAAGTCCGCCGGATAATAAAAATCCAACCGGGGCATCAGCATCAAGTCTCTTCTTTATTCCGTTTAATAATTTGTCATGTATATTTTTTGTAATTGTTTCAAGGTTATCTGTTTTAACTTCTTTGACATATGTCATGTCTCTGTAGCAGATAAACTTTCCGTCCTCGTAATAATGTCCGGGCGGAAATGGTGTTATTTTCTTGCATACACCCGTAAGGTTTTTGGGTTCTGATGCAAAAAGGATATATCCGTCTTCGTCATAACCGTAATACAGAGGTCTTATTCCTATCGGATCTCTTGCTGCGATGAAGCTATTTTTCTCCGCATCATAAATTACCATTGCAAATTCGGCATCCAAAAGGTTAAACATTTTTGATCCGAGTTTTTCATAAAGAGGAAGAATTATCTCGCAATCACTATCGCTCTTAAAGGTATATCCAAGAGATTTCAGATACTTCTTAAGTGTGTTAAAGCCATACAATTCTCCGTTGCAGATCACAGCATTTCCGTTTAAGGTAAAGGGCTGCATTCCATTGCAGTTAAGTCCCATAATCGCCAATCTGTTAAATCCGAGCCATCCTCCCTTCACCTTCAGGGTCCTGGACTTATCAGGTCCTCTTGATGCTGTTCTCTCCAGCATTTCCTCAAAGAATTCTTTACTTAGCTCTTCTCTTGCATATGTGAGAATTGCGCACATAATACTCTTCCTCCTGGTATTTCTTTTTTTATATGAAACACTAAGCTGACACCACTCAGACTTAGTGTTCATTATTAAATTTATTAACTTTGAATCCCTTTATCACTCAGCATCCGCAAGGGCAAGGATACCTTCTTCGCCTGTACGGATCTTTACTACATTATCGATGCTGTAAACGAAGATCTTACCATCACCGATCTTACCTGTATAAAGAGTTCTCTTAGCAGCTTCTATTACATCTTCTACAGGGATCTTGCTTACAACAACCTCAAGCTTGATCTTGGGAAGAAGTGTTACATCCATTTCAACTCCGCGATACTTCTGTCCTGATCCCTTCTGTACGCCACATCCCATAACCTGAGTTACTGTCATACCTGTTACACCAAGATCATTCATTGCCTTACGAAGCTTGTCATATCTTGAAAGCTTTGTAACAATAACTACCTTATGAATACCTGTATCTGTCTTAACAGGGCCTGTAACAACAGGAACAGATGCATTTTTCTGGAATTCTGAAGCCTTGTCATATTCATCTACACCAAGGTCTGTGTTTTCGTTCACACTCATGTTAAGAGTATTTGAAATATCCATAAGTGCGAATCCTGAATAAGCTGAAGCAAGACCATGCTCTGTAGCATCAAGACCTGTGATTTCCTCTTCCTCTGTAACTCTAAGACCAAGAAGTGCTTTGATTGCAACGAAGGTTACTGTAATTGTTACTGCTGTCCAGGCTGCAACTGCTGCGAAACCTACAAGCTGAATTCCAAGGAGCTTAAATCCGCCGCCGTAGAAAAGACCAACCATCTCATTTCCTGCTGAATCAGCAATGCTATAACCGGGTGCTGCGTTTGTTGCGAAAAGACCAACTGCAATTGTTCCCCAGATACCGTTTAAGCAGTGAACTGCAACTGCTCCAACCGGATCATCAACATGAAGCTTATAATCAAGAAACCATACGCCGAAGCAAACAAGAAGTCCTGCAACAATACCTATCACTATTGCGCCGAATGCGTCTGTTACATCGCAGGGAGCTGTGATCGCTACAAGACCTGCAAGTGAAGCATTGAGACACATTGAAACATCGGGCTTACCATATTTAAGCCATGTAAATATCATGCATGTTACAGTTGCAAGTGCAGGTGCGATTGTTGTTGTTACAAATACACTTCCGAGCTGCTCAATAGATGTGCAGGCTGCTCCGTTGAAGCCATACCAGCCAAGCCAGAGAATAAAAACACCAAGTGCTGCAGCTGTAAGATTATGTCCGGGGAAAGCGTTTACCTTAACAACCTCTCCTCTTGCATTTCTCTCGAACTTTCCAATACGGGGACCGAGGAAAGCTGCACCGATAAGAGCTGAAATACCGCCAACCATGTGAATACATGTGGATCCTGCAAAATCATGGAAGCCCATCTGTGAGAGGAAACCGCCGCCCCATGTCCAATGTGCTTCAATAGGATAAATGATTGCTGAAATAACTGCCGAGTACACACAATAGGAAATGAATTTTGTTCTCTCAGCCATTGATCCTGAAACGATTGTTGCCGTCGTAGCACAGAACACTAAATTGAATACGAAATTGGACCAGTCAAAGTTTGCATAATTTGTAAAAATATCAAACCCGGGCTTTCCAATGAATCCCATCAGATCTTCACCAAGTAAAAGACCAAAACCGATAAGGATAAATACTACAGTTCCGATACAGAAATCCATCAGGTTTTTCATAATGATATTTCCTGTATTCTTTGCTCTGGTAAAACCGGCTTCACACATTGCAAAGCCTGCCTGCATCCAGAAGACGAGAGCTGCACCTATCAGGAACCAAACTCCAAAGATTTTCCCGTCGACAATACTCATAATCTCTTCACTCATAATCTTCTCCTCCAAAAAAGATAAAAAAGCGGTGCAAAGGAACGGCTGTCTTATAGCCTGATGCCCCTTTGCACCGCTTTCATCTATGAACTTTATTATGGAATACCTGTATACACTTTATGGTGTACATATCTCCGGAGTCGTATCCACTAATACATAGAAAAAGGCGCCTTAGAGTGTTATCTCTAAGACGCCCTTGTCTTTATAGATTGTGATTGTACGCTCGTATACAAAAAGTGTCAAGTGACTTTTTTAACTTTTTTTGTTTTTTCTTCAGTTACGTTTTTTATCTAATGCCATTATCATTTTTTGATTTACTCATATGCGCTTTTTAGAAATGTTTAATAAAAAGTTTATGCACTGAAAAACATTTATGTATTACCATTAATTTAAAAGTAATTTAGCTTTAAAGGGATATCCGACTTTTTTAGTCAGATATAAAATATGTTTTCCAGAGGAGGTTATTATGGCAAAGAGCAATAAAGAAAATCGTCTTCAGCTTGAAGGTATGAGCCTAAAAATGAAGCTCATAGTTACTATTGTACCGATTGTAGCAATCCTGTTGATTCTCCTTACGGTTATAACCACAGTAGTAAGCCGAAATATTATCCTTCAGAGATCTGATAGTGAAATGGAAGCTACGCTGGGCGAGCACACATACTACATTTCATCAGAACTTGAAGCCATCCGTGCTCAGGCTGATACCGTTGCCAGAATGGTTGGCGGTACTTATGAATCTGCTTCA harbors:
- a CDS encoding ammonium transporter; the protein is MSEEIMSIVDGKIFGVWFLIGAALVFWMQAGFAMCEAGFTRAKNTGNIIMKNLMDFCIGTVVFILIGFGLLLGEDLMGFIGKPGFDIFTNYANFDWSNFVFNLVFCATTATIVSGSMAERTKFISYCVYSAVISAIIYPIEAHWTWGGGFLSQMGFHDFAGSTCIHMVGGISALIGAAFLGPRIGKFERNARGEVVKVNAFPGHNLTAAALGVFILWLGWYGFNGAACTSIEQLGSVFVTTTIAPALATVTCMIFTWLKYGKPDVSMCLNASLAGLVAITAPCDVTDAFGAIVIGIVAGLLVCFGVWFLDYKLHVDDPVGAVAVHCLNGIWGTIAVGLFATNAAPGYSIADSAGNEMVGLFYGGGFKLLGIQLVGFAAVAAWTAVTITVTFVAIKALLGLRVTEEEEITGLDATEHGLASAYSGFALMDISNTLNMSVNENTDLGVDEYDKASEFQKNASVPVVTGPVKTDTGIHKVVIVTKLSRYDKLRKAMNDLGVTGMTVTQVMGCGVQKGSGQKYRGVEMDVTLLPKIKLEVVVSKIPVEDVIEAAKRTLYTGKIGDGKIFVYSIDNVVKIRTGEEGILALADAE
- a CDS encoding glutamine synthetase III family protein → MIEASKLTEKFGCLVFNDKIMKERLPKDIYKAVHKTIEMGSHLELDVANTVAAVMKEWAIENGATHFTHWFQPMTGLTAEKHDSFISPSGEGTIIMEFSGKELVKGEPDASSFPSGGLRATFEARGYTAWDPSSPAFIKDGSLYIPTAFCSYGGEALDKKTPLLRSMEALSKESVKLLHLLGYEDVKRVNTTIGSEQEYFLIDKDFYKKRKDLLFTGRTLIGAPATKGQEMEDHYFGVIKPKVSAYMHDLDEELWKLGIPAKTKHNEVAPSQHELAPVFETANIAVDHNQLTMEVMKKVADKHNYACLLHEKPFEGINGSGKHNNWSVCTDTGMNLLDPGKNPGENIPFLVFLMAVISAVDEYAPILRLSVASAGNDHRLGGNEAPPAIISIFVGDELAEVLKSVEEGKAYVSQGKVQMAMGAKVLPHFTKDNTDRNRTSPFAFTGNKFEFRMPGSSVSVANANIVLNTAVAEEVARLYEKLSAYSGEDLKEKVMEVLKEELAAHKRVLFNGNGYTDEWVAEAEKRGLPNLKSLPDAMPYWISDESIKLFTKHNIFTEEEIHSRYEILLENYSKSVHIEALTMQEMVRKDLTEGIISYQKDLGKEILQKKSLLGEGSATLETGVLKTIDEASAGMCKALEVLAADTKIAEEKEGILDQASYYQKTILADMDELRKYADEAEALIPDKYLSYPTYGQMLFSLR
- the asnB gene encoding asparagine synthase B, which translates into the protein MCAILTYAREELSKEFFEEMLERTASRGPDKSRTLKVKGGWLGFNRLAIMGLNCNGMQPFTLNGNAVICNGELYGFNTLKKYLKSLGYTFKSDSDCEIILPLYEKLGSKMFNLLDAEFAMVIYDAEKNSFIAARDPIGIRPLYYGYDEDGYILFASEPKNLTGVCKKITPFPPGHYYEDGKFICYRDMTYVKEVKTDNLETITKNIHDKLLNGIKKRLDADAPVGFLLSGGLDSSLVCGVAASLSDKPIETFAIGMDIDAIDLKYAREVAEYIHSNHHEVIITKQDVLDALEPVIKALGTYDITTIRASIGMYLLCKWIHENTDIKVVLTGEISDEIFGYKYTDFAPTAEAFQEEAKKRVRELHMYDVLRADRCISVNSLEARVPFGDLDFVDYVMSIDPEKKLNTYGMGKYLLRKAFEPDKFIPYSILMREKAAFSDAVGHSLRDDLMEYAEDKYTDEEYERNRVKYEHATPFTKESLLYREIFEKYYEGLSDMIIDFWMPNKSWKGCDVNDPSARVLSNYGASGK
- the gltB gene encoding glutamate synthase large subunit → MDNWMNERDACGIGAVINIDGKADNKVLDDALSIVEKLEHRAGKDATGKVGDGVGILVQISHNFFSREAKKTGIELKNSGDYGIGMFFFPQDSMKRMFAKRMLEVIAEKENLKVLGWRDVEIHPEILGEVARNCMPYICQCFIERPADVNKGIDFDRRLYCLRREYEKSSEDTYICSFSSRTIVYKGMFLVGQLRNFYEDLLSPEYHTAIALVHSRFSTNTTPSWQRAHPYRMIAHNGEINTIRGNSDRMLAREETMASDVFGDDLGKVYPVIASSGSDSAMLDNTLEFLYMNGMDLPLAMMLTIPEPWKHNDFMQQDKKDFYHYYATMMEPWDGPAAVLFTDGDVFGATLDRNGLRPSRYYVTKDGRLILASEVGVLDIPEENILKKSRLSPGHMLLVDTKEGRIISDEECKHKYSGSKPYGEWLDRHLLHLDKLNIPNKKIPTHSQEIRDKLYKVFGYSYEDVKKQIMPMAENGIEPTVSMGTDIPLAMLSDHHQPLFCYFKQLFAQVTNPPIDSLREKVVTDTTVYIGSDGNLLKEKSDNCRVLEVNNPILTGVDLMKIEALDQPGFHVRKISLLYYKNTPVERALEQLCISVDRAASDGVNIIILSDRGVDENHMPIPSLLAVSAVEQHLVRTKKRTAVSIILESGEPRDVHQIATLLGFGARAIQPYLAQECIAELIDIGILDKDYHTAIADYNKALLGGVVKIAAKMGISTLQSYQSARIFEAMGLSKELVDKYFTGTTSRVGGIGIKEIGEDVEFRHNKAFDPLGLSSDTTLDSIGFHSLRSGNDKEDHMYSPKTIVTLQRAVREGDYERFKEYTNMVDDENRPHTLRALLSFVPADKPVPLEEVESEESIVKRFQTGAMSYGSLSKEAHETLAIAMNRLGGKSNTGEGGEDVSRFGTERNSAVKQVASGRFGVSSGYLQSAQEIQIKMAQGAKPGEGGHLPGKKVYPWVAATRFSTPGVALISPPPHHDIYSIEDLAQLIYDLKNANDKARISVKLVSEAGVGTIASGVAKAGAQVILVSGYDGGTGAAPSSSVHHAGLPWELGVSEAHQSLLDNGLRSRVVLETDGKLMTGRDVAIAALLGAEEFGFATAPLVCMGCMMMRVCSKDTCPVGIATQNEELRKRFAGKPEYVMNFMLFVARQLREIMSELGFRKLTDMVGRTDCLRMRDGSGIKGKAGQGESAFAGMELAANSIKNRRYAADLGRLLNSDYAGREGSHFDEKDVYNFELEKTLDARVLIPAYEKDKDKMSISVDISSTDRSFGTLLGSRVTAEFGNSLAEDSIKVTACGGGGQSFGAFLPKGVTLKLYGDANDGFGKGLSGGKVIVRPSEKATYKAHENIIVGNVALYGATEGKAYICGVAGERFCVRNSGAIAVSEGCGDHGLEYMTGGRAVVLGMTGKNFAAGMSGGIAYVLDKEHTLYLRMNKDMASLYELTEKYDIAELKAILEDYVKETDSEYGKEILDNFESFIPDFKKIVPNDYQKMLTAIGKYEEQGISHDNAVLEAFKELA